In Mucilaginibacter celer, one DNA window encodes the following:
- a CDS encoding PLDc N-terminal domain-containing protein, which produces MNKLLFLNIGVPELFLALLYPIMVIYCLIDIIRSTFKDPTNKIIWIIVVILMPCLGSVLYLVIGRGSKIG; this is translated from the coding sequence ATGAATAAACTCCTTTTCCTTAACATCGGCGTACCTGAGTTATTTTTAGCATTGTTATATCCAATAATGGTTATTTATTGCCTTATTGATATTATCCGGTCAACTTTTAAAGATCCTACCAACAAAATTATATGGATAATTGTGGTTATACTGATGCCTTGCCTGGGGTCTGTGCTCTATCTGGTTATCGGGCGGGGTAGTAAGATTGGTTAA
- a CDS encoding PLDc N-terminal domain-containing protein, producing MNNFLLNINPATGLIVWSSLSLISVLLVIGCIINIITSRFSNVAVKISWIAVVLMLPLLGALIYLLKAPATKLQA from the coding sequence ATGAATAATTTTCTTTTAAATATTAATCCCGCCACAGGCCTTATCGTCTGGTCTTCATTGTCTTTAATCAGTGTTTTGTTGGTGATAGGATGTATTATAAATATCATTACTTCGAGGTTTAGTAATGTCGCAGTTAAGATCAGCTGGATAGCTGTTGTATTGATGCTACCTTTGTTAGGCGCCCTGATTTATCTGCTTAAAGCCCCCGCCACAAAATTGCAGGCCTGA
- a CDS encoding glycosyltransferase, translating to MISIIISSANSALLKQVSKNVEATIGVPFEIVSIDNSRGKKGICEVYNIGMYKAQYEILCFMHEDIRIETQNWGQSIINNFKDNPGLGLLGVIGSAYKTMTPSGWGGLGVNTYYSNLIQHHKFSGEPPIHHYRNPDNVRLAPVACVDGVWMCTTKSVAKEIMFDEINFTGFHVYDLDFSLSVGQKYKVAVTYDVLIAHFSEGRFDERWMMDCLKLHEKWNLMLPVDCQQLTREQRLYNEKATFKHFLQVLEKLRLPISLASKMLSVNNSFLKLDLKLYFKLQFYILKKRLSAYKAQVS from the coding sequence ATGATATCTATTATTATCTCGTCGGCCAATAGTGCGCTTTTAAAGCAAGTAAGTAAAAATGTAGAGGCTACCATAGGCGTACCTTTCGAGATTGTTAGCATTGATAACAGCCGGGGCAAAAAGGGAATTTGCGAAGTATATAATATAGGTATGTACAAAGCGCAATACGAAATTTTGTGCTTTATGCATGAAGATATCCGCATTGAAACGCAAAACTGGGGACAAAGCATTATTAATAATTTTAAAGACAATCCCGGTTTAGGCTTGCTTGGGGTAATAGGCAGCGCTTATAAAACCATGACTCCATCGGGTTGGGGAGGCCTGGGCGTAAATACCTATTACAGTAACCTTATTCAGCATCATAAATTTAGCGGCGAGCCGCCCATACATCATTACCGTAATCCGGATAATGTAAGGCTTGCCCCGGTGGCCTGTGTAGATGGCGTATGGATGTGTACTACTAAATCCGTTGCGAAGGAAATTATGTTTGATGAGATCAACTTTACAGGTTTCCATGTATATGATCTGGATTTTTCATTATCTGTTGGCCAGAAATACAAAGTAGCGGTTACTTATGATGTGCTGATAGCCCATTTTTCGGAAGGCCGCTTTGATGAACGCTGGATGATGGATTGTTTAAAGCTACATGAAAAATGGAACCTGATGCTACCTGTTGATTGCCAACAGCTAACCCGCGAACAAAGACTTTATAACGAAAAGGCAACTTTTAAACACTTTTTGCAGGTGCTTGAAAAATTAAGATTGCCGATAAGCCTGGCTTCAAAAATGCTTAGCGTTAATAACAGCTTTTTAAAACTCGATTTGAAGCTGTATTTTAAACTTCAGTTTTATATTCTGAAAAAACGCTTGTCGGCTTATAAGGCGCAGGTTTCTTAA
- a CDS encoding ATP-dependent helicase, translated as MQSTFNKYNNKFKEALAGLNPEQMAAVNKMDGPVLVVAGPGTGKTQILAARIGKILTDTDASPNEILCLTYTDAGAVAMRKRLFEFIGPDAYRINIYTFHAFCNEIIQENLEYFGKLNLESLSDLESAMLFRELVDEFPNDHLLKRFTGDIYYDVPRLKTLFSTMKRENWDANMIEQAVNDYLEDLPNREEFIYKRANAKAGIKVGDPKQKDIDAAHDVMKKLLAAVGEYQNYTEKMKARGRYDYDDMIIWVLRAFRDNEEILRKYQERYQYILVDEFQDTSGSQNELLRFLLNYWDTPNVFVVGDDDQSIFKFQGANMKNILDFANDYVESLYTVVLKHNYRSNQQILDISKALIYNNFERLTSQLNLDKALKSSHPRFNDLLVEPLIREYENPDKELVDVSLQIKKLVAGGVPPGEIAVIYRNHAQVEEMIRFLNVQKIQVNTKRKIDVLMDPFGEKIINILRYLAMELDSPYSGDELLFEIMHYDFFNIPPIEIAKASVAVFKENFGTLAYNQPKTSIRRYVNELKPPAQIDLFKPDQQEAMRYLIRNIDDLLKIAVSETLQKLFEKVIAKMGILKYIMQQEDKGSYMQMLTSFFDFLKDESRKKPDISLADLIATIEMMKKHVIRLELNQTIFSENGVNFLTAHGSKGLEFEHVFFIGCDKRTWDSKGRNSGFSYPDTLTQASNDDIAQKEEARRLFYVAITRAKQHLVISYASKDKKGKDQEASQFVGEILASTSLQVQYPKVPEHDMIDFELTQYHEDDKPKVELLDKNYINQLLQNYTLSVTHLSNYLDCPLRFYFQCLIRVPAGKSPSATFGQAVHWALNKTYRQLKDNDNEFLSTENFMREFRWYMARNRDSFTKDEFKLRSAYGEKILPPYYEQNVPHWNKIAVTERSIKNIEVAGVPIKGNMDKIEFEGKQATVVDYKTGKVKNAKEKLMRPTTDLPNGGDYWRQAVFYKILIDHDRQTDWQVISTVFDFVEPDGEGKYYREKFVITPEDVETVTGQIKDTYAQIMAHNFNTGCGKKECDWCHFVKSNFKQADEILGIVAEEEE; from the coding sequence ATGCAATCTACATTCAATAAATATAACAACAAGTTTAAGGAAGCACTTGCCGGATTAAACCCCGAGCAAATGGCAGCAGTTAACAAAATGGATGGCCCAGTATTAGTGGTGGCCGGACCAGGTACGGGGAAAACGCAAATCCTTGCAGCCCGGATAGGTAAGATCCTTACTGATACCGACGCCTCGCCCAACGAGATCCTGTGCTTAACCTATACCGATGCCGGCGCTGTAGCCATGCGTAAACGTTTGTTTGAATTTATAGGCCCTGATGCTTACCGTATTAATATCTATACTTTCCATGCTTTTTGCAACGAAATTATCCAGGAAAACCTGGAGTATTTTGGCAAGCTGAACCTCGAATCATTATCTGATCTGGAATCGGCCATGCTTTTTCGCGAATTGGTTGACGAGTTCCCGAACGATCATTTGCTGAAGCGTTTTACCGGCGATATCTATTATGATGTGCCTCGTCTCAAAACTCTGTTTAGCACCATGAAGCGCGAAAACTGGGATGCAAACATGATTGAACAGGCTGTAAACGATTACCTGGAAGACCTGCCCAACCGTGAAGAATTTATTTATAAACGCGCCAACGCCAAAGCAGGTATTAAAGTAGGCGATCCGAAACAAAAAGATATCGATGCAGCGCACGATGTGATGAAAAAGCTGCTGGCCGCCGTAGGTGAGTACCAAAACTATACCGAAAAAATGAAAGCCCGCGGCCGGTATGATTATGATGATATGATTATCTGGGTGCTGCGTGCTTTCCGCGATAATGAAGAGATATTGCGCAAATACCAGGAGCGCTATCAGTATATTTTGGTTGATGAATTTCAGGATACCAGCGGATCGCAAAATGAATTACTGCGCTTTTTGCTGAACTACTGGGATACCCCCAACGTTTTTGTGGTGGGTGACGATGATCAGTCGATCTTCAAGTTTCAGGGTGCCAACATGAAAAACATCCTCGATTTTGCTAATGACTATGTGGAGAGCCTGTATACCGTAGTGCTAAAACATAACTATCGCTCCAACCAGCAGATCCTTGATATTTCCAAAGCGTTGATCTATAACAATTTTGAACGGTTAACCAGCCAGCTTAATTTAGATAAAGCTTTAAAATCGTCGCATCCGCGTTTTAATGATCTGTTGGTTGAGCCATTGATCCGCGAGTACGAAAACCCTGATAAAGAACTGGTGGACGTATCCCTGCAGATTAAAAAACTGGTAGCCGGTGGCGTACCACCGGGCGAGATAGCGGTTATTTACCGCAACCATGCCCAGGTAGAAGAGATGATCAGGTTTCTGAACGTGCAAAAGATCCAGGTAAATACCAAGCGTAAAATTGATGTATTGATGGATCCATTCGGCGAAAAGATCATCAACATCCTGCGCTACCTTGCTATGGAGCTCGACTCGCCGTACAGTGGTGATGAGCTGTTGTTTGAGATTATGCACTACGATTTCTTCAACATCCCTCCTATCGAAATAGCTAAAGCAAGTGTGGCGGTGTTTAAAGAAAACTTTGGTACGCTTGCTTATAATCAGCCTAAAACATCTATCCGCAGATATGTTAACGAGCTGAAACCTCCCGCCCAGATCGATCTTTTTAAGCCAGATCAGCAGGAGGCGATGAGGTACCTGATCCGCAACATTGATGATCTGCTAAAAATTGCGGTAAGCGAAACCCTGCAAAAGCTGTTTGAAAAAGTGATAGCCAAAATGGGCATCCTCAAATACATTATGCAGCAGGAGGATAAAGGCAGTTACATGCAGATGCTTACCAGCTTTTTCGACTTTTTAAAAGATGAAAGCCGCAAAAAACCAGATATCAGCCTGGCCGATCTGATAGCTACCATCGAGATGATGAAGAAACACGTTATCCGGCTGGAGCTGAACCAAACCATTTTTTCGGAAAACGGGGTTAACTTCCTTACCGCACACGGCTCAAAAGGCCTGGAGTTTGAGCATGTATTTTTTATAGGTTGTGATAAACGTACCTGGGACAGCAAGGGCCGCAACAGCGGTTTCAGCTATCCGGATACGCTTACCCAGGCTTCAAACGATGATATTGCCCAGAAAGAAGAAGCCCGCCGCCTGTTTTATGTTGCCATAACCCGAGCCAAACAACACCTGGTGATATCATACGCAAGTAAAGATAAAAAGGGTAAAGACCAGGAGGCAAGCCAGTTTGTTGGCGAGATTCTGGCCAGTACCAGCCTGCAGGTTCAATACCCTAAGGTGCCTGAGCACGACATGATTGATTTTGAACTAACGCAATATCATGAAGATGATAAGCCCAAAGTCGAACTGCTCGACAAAAATTACATCAATCAACTCCTGCAAAATTATACCTTATCGGTTACCCACCTCAGCAATTACCTTGATTGCCCTTTGCGGTTTTATTTCCAGTGTTTGATCAGGGTACCGGCAGGCAAAAGTCCGTCGGCTACTTTTGGGCAGGCTGTGCACTGGGCTTTGAATAAAACTTACAGGCAGTTAAAGGATAATGACAACGAGTTTTTGAGTACCGAAAACTTTATGCGCGAGTTTAGGTGGTACATGGCCCGCAACCGCGATTCGTTCACCAAGGATGAGTTTAAATTACGCTCGGCCTATGGCGAAAAGATCCTACCGCCGTATTATGAACAAAACGTACCGCATTGGAATAAGATAGCCGTTACCGAGCGATCTATCAAAAACATTGAAGTAGCCGGTGTGCCTATTAAAGGTAACATGGATAAAATTGAATTTGAAGGTAAACAAGCCACGGTAGTTGATTATAAAACCGGTAAAGTAAAAAATGCAAAAGAAAAACTGATGCGCCCAACCACCGATTTGCCTAACGGCGGCGATTACTGGCGACAGGCAGTTTTTTACAAGATATTAATTGACCACGACCGCCAAACCGACTGGCAGGTGATCAGCACTGTATTTGATTTTGTTGAACCCGATGGCGAAGGTAAATACTACCGCGAAAAATTTGTGATAACACCCGAGGATGTAGAAACAGTAACCGGGCAAATTAAAGATACCTACGCCCAAATCATGGCCCACAACTTTAACACCGGCTGCGGCAAAAAAGAATGCGACTGGTGCCATTTTGTGAAAAGCAATTTTAAGCAGGCCGATGAGATTTTGGGGATTGTGGCGGAGGAGGAGGAATAG
- a CDS encoding porin family protein, whose protein sequence is MKKLLFLAICLFTVAGSVSAQGYYGPRYRRRPPRPVERRQPQRRYDDFYTPKVGVAVGLNASNTVDAYNSNYSSSGIAGWHAGLTFDVPIIYPLSFAPEVLFSQKGYEANGPDYKFTQRTNYIDVPLLAKFRVVRGFNLLIGPQLTFLTSTKNTYESGLGVQIDHIDNDASHSYVAGVVGVSVDINRNVEIRGRYNIDLGENQPYADQNLPSYRNQVWQIGLGFKFQ, encoded by the coding sequence ATGAAAAAATTACTCTTTTTGGCAATATGCCTTTTTACCGTAGCAGGTTCGGTGAGCGCACAGGGATATTATGGTCCGCGTTATCGCCGCCGTCCGCCCCGCCCCGTTGAACGCCGCCAGCCGCAACGCCGTTATGATGATTTTTATACGCCCAAAGTAGGTGTTGCCGTAGGTTTAAATGCATCAAACACGGTTGATGCTTACAACAGTAATTACAGTTCGAGCGGGATTGCAGGCTGGCATGCGGGTTTAACATTTGATGTGCCGATTATTTATCCGTTATCATTTGCACCCGAAGTTTTATTTTCGCAAAAAGGCTACGAAGCCAACGGGCCCGATTACAAGTTCACCCAACGCACCAATTATATTGATGTGCCCTTGCTGGCTAAATTTAGGGTGGTGCGCGGCTTTAACCTGTTGATTGGTCCGCAGCTTACGTTTTTAACATCAACCAAAAACACTTACGAGTCTGGTTTAGGTGTTCAAATCGATCATATCGATAACGATGCTTCGCATAGCTATGTAGCCGGCGTTGTGGGTGTAAGCGTTGATATTAACCGTAATGTTGAAATCAGGGGGCGATATAATATTGACCTGGGCGAGAACCAGCCCTATGCCGATCAAAACCTGCCCAGCTATCGCAACCAGGTTTGGCAAATTGGTTTAGGATTTAAGTTTCAGTAA
- a CDS encoding glycoside hydrolase family 3 protein, which yields MQRNKSRFSHLIIIIFVFFAGDAFAQKESYIQSLSKQNRWVDSVYNKMSRKQRVAQLLFVRAHTNKGQAYADSVGQVIKDQQLGGVVFFQGGPVRQANLINKYQKLAKVPLIITMDGEWGLGMRLDSTISYPYQMTLGAIQDNNLIYKMGQQVAYDFKRLGMQMNLGPDMDVNNNPNNPVINYRSFGDNMYNVAKKGIAYFKGMQDAGLLTSAKHFPGHGDTNVDSHFDLPLLPYGRGRLDSLEMYPFREAINAGISGVMIAHMNIPSLDKTPKLPSTLSRPIITGVLKDSLKFKGLVLSDAMEMKGVTKYFPNGEADVKAFIAGNDIIELSENSDRAINLIRKAVRHGSVSAAEFEERIKKILAAKYWAGLNQYKPTPLANLSQDINSDAAKALVQQLSDAAVTQLKNTTKLNPFLKTAVVSIGVTSPTPFQMEAVRYFPNSRIFIVNKDAPAIELSNILAWLKQYPQIIVGIHDTRLRPQSKLDYNSDVKLMIADLASRKNTAFSVFANAYAIAGLPGLEKAGNLMVCYQMTPELQKSAAKALSGGLKPAGKLPVTINTFFTTGMGL from the coding sequence ATGCAACGCAACAAATCCCGCTTTTCACATCTTATAATTATCATATTCGTTTTTTTTGCCGGTGATGCCTTTGCGCAAAAGGAAAGTTATATTCAATCGTTGAGCAAACAAAACCGCTGGGTCGATTCGGTCTATAACAAAATGAGCCGTAAGCAGCGGGTGGCACAATTGCTTTTTGTGCGGGCACATACCAACAAAGGGCAGGCCTATGCCGATTCGGTAGGACAGGTAATTAAAGATCAGCAACTGGGCGGCGTTGTTTTTTTTCAGGGCGGACCGGTTAGGCAGGCCAACCTCATCAATAAATATCAAAAACTGGCCAAAGTGCCATTAATAATAACCATGGATGGCGAATGGGGACTGGGCATGCGCCTCGATTCGACGATATCATATCCGTACCAAATGACTTTAGGGGCTATACAGGATAATAACCTCATTTATAAAATGGGCCAGCAGGTAGCCTATGATTTTAAGCGCCTGGGCATGCAAATGAACCTTGGCCCCGATATGGATGTGAACAATAACCCCAACAACCCGGTTATCAACTACCGCTCGTTTGGCGATAATATGTACAACGTGGCAAAAAAAGGTATAGCTTATTTTAAAGGTATGCAGGATGCCGGCCTGCTCACATCGGCCAAACATTTTCCGGGCCACGGCGATACTAATGTCGATTCGCATTTTGATTTGCCTTTGCTGCCTTACGGCCGGGGCCGGTTGGATTCGCTGGAGATGTATCCTTTTCGCGAGGCTATAAATGCCGGCATCAGCGGGGTGATGATAGCGCACATGAATATCCCATCGCTTGATAAAACGCCCAAACTGCCCTCTACCCTGTCGCGCCCCATTATTACAGGTGTTTTAAAAGATTCGTTAAAATTTAAAGGCCTGGTACTTTCGGATGCGATGGAGATGAAGGGAGTTACCAAATACTTCCCTAACGGCGAAGCCGATGTAAAGGCATTTATTGCAGGCAATGATATTATTGAACTGTCCGAAAATTCTGATCGCGCCATTAACCTGATCCGTAAAGCGGTAAGGCATGGCAGCGTTAGCGCGGCCGAATTTGAAGAGCGCATTAAAAAGATCCTGGCGGCTAAATACTGGGCCGGCCTTAATCAGTACAAACCAACCCCGCTTGCCAACCTGAGCCAGGATATTAACAGCGATGCCGCCAAAGCTTTGGTACAACAATTAAGCGATGCCGCGGTAACCCAGCTAAAAAACACTACAAAACTCAACCCGTTTTTAAAAACCGCCGTCGTGAGTATTGGCGTAACCTCGCCTACTCCGTTCCAGATGGAGGCGGTTAGATATTTCCCTAACAGCCGCATCTTTATCGTTAATAAAGACGCTCCGGCTATTGAGCTTAGCAATATCCTTGCATGGCTTAAGCAATACCCGCAAATTATAGTAGGAATACATGATACCCGCCTGCGCCCGCAAAGCAAACTGGATTACAATAGTGATGTAAAATTGATGATAGCCGATCTGGCCTCGCGCAAAAACACTGCATTCAGCGTATTTGCCAATGCCTATGCCATTGCTGGTTTGCCGGGGCTCGAGAAAGCTGGCAACCTGATGGTTTGCTACCAGATGACACCTGAACTGCAAAAATCGGCGGCTAAAGCACTGAGCGGGGGTTTGAAACCTGCAGGGAAATTGCCGGTAACTATAAATACTTTTTTTACTACAGGGATGGGGTTGTAG
- a CDS encoding M28 family peptidase: MKHILPFILLLFTLPATAQTIIKQDAGIKQMVDEVSSKNIEATIRKLVSFKSRHTLSDTTSKNTGSGAARNWIKAEMEKYAAESNGKMTVQFDTFTQPKSQRVDKPIKLKNVLAILKGTDPNDTRVYLVSGHYDSRINDVMDVNGFEPGANDDASGTALSMELARVMAKRSFPATIIFMTVVGEEQGLYGSANVAKRAKAENWNVDAMLNNDIVGNTYGMETDLKDNRSVRIFSDGVPTAATDKQVAALKSLGGENDSPSRQLARYTKEIGERYVDQLDVKLIYRRDRYLRGGDHLPFLEQGFTAVRITEMNENFNRQHQNIRTENGIEYGDLPDFVDFNYVQKVARMNLSVLANLASAPAQPQNVGVITSDLTNKTKLKWEAPAAGKKPAGYYVLMRETISPYWEKKFYFTDTTATLNYSKDNYFFAVQSVDAEGHESLPVFPKPVR, encoded by the coding sequence ATGAAACACATCCTCCCATTCATCCTCCTCCTCTTCACCTTGCCCGCCACCGCCCAAACCATCATAAAACAGGATGCAGGCATCAAACAAATGGTTGATGAGGTATCCTCCAAAAATATCGAAGCCACCATCCGCAAACTGGTAAGCTTTAAAAGCAGGCATACGCTTAGCGATACAACCAGCAAAAACACCGGCAGCGGCGCGGCGCGTAACTGGATCAAGGCCGAAATGGAGAAATACGCGGCAGAATCAAACGGGAAGATGACCGTTCAGTTTGATACCTTCACACAGCCTAAAAGCCAGCGCGTTGATAAACCCATCAAACTGAAAAACGTGCTGGCTATATTAAAAGGTACCGACCCGAATGATACCCGGGTGTACCTGGTATCGGGCCATTACGATTCGCGGATCAATGATGTGATGGATGTCAACGGTTTTGAGCCGGGAGCCAATGACGATGCCTCTGGTACTGCCCTCTCGATGGAACTGGCCAGGGTGATGGCCAAAAGATCATTCCCGGCAACCATTATTTTCATGACGGTTGTTGGCGAAGAACAGGGCTTATACGGATCGGCCAATGTGGCAAAACGTGCCAAAGCCGAAAACTGGAATGTGGATGCTATGCTGAATAATGATATTGTTGGCAATACCTACGGCATGGAAACTGATTTAAAGGATAACCGCAGCGTACGTATTTTTAGCGATGGCGTACCTACCGCGGCTACCGATAAACAGGTGGCTGCTTTAAAATCATTAGGTGGCGAAAATGACAGCCCCTCGCGCCAGCTTGCCCGGTATACCAAAGAGATAGGCGAGCGTTATGTTGATCAACTGGATGTGAAACTCATCTATCGCCGCGACCGCTATTTACGCGGCGGCGATCACCTGCCATTTTTAGAACAAGGCTTTACCGCCGTGCGCATTACCGAAATGAACGAAAATTTTAACCGCCAGCACCAAAACATACGCACCGAAAACGGCATTGAATACGGCGACCTGCCCGACTTTGTTGATTTTAATTATGTGCAGAAAGTAGCCCGCATGAACCTATCGGTTTTGGCTAACCTCGCCTCAGCTCCTGCCCAACCACAAAACGTTGGCGTTATTACCAGCGATCTCACCAATAAAACCAAACTAAAATGGGAAGCGCCGGCAGCGGGCAAAAAACCGGCTGGATATTATGTATTGATGCGCGAAACCATCAGCCCGTACTGGGAGAAGAAATTTTATTTTACCGATACTACTGCTACCTTAAATTATTCGAAGGATAATTATTTCTTTGCGGTGCAATCGGTAGATGCGGAGGGGCATGAAAGCTTGCCGGTGTTTCCTAAACCGGTGAGATAG
- a CDS encoding methyltransferase RsmF C-terminal domain-like protein has product MNEHNFPPNFIASLSAENGFDQENFINAHQFEDAPTSIRVNPFKPSAIKNIQHVPWCPDGYYLDARPSFTFDPLFHAGCYYVQEASSMFIDHIFKTINPNNDEAIKVLDLCAAPGGKSTLLNSALNPTDLLVANEIIKTRVPILTDNLNRWGTANTIVTNNDPKDFTRLKSFFDIILVDAPCSGSGMFRKDPEAMNEWSEGNVNLCHQRQERILADIYPALKEDGYLIYSTCSYSHQENEDILDWLCSEFDLESVRIPISNDWGIVETQSPVKKAWGYRFYPGKVKGEGLFASCLRKKENSGNLASFKNNTQQKLPGKELDQVRSYINNPDEFYYFKVNDDWMAINRNHKESLNILQRHLYIKKSGVIIGKLAGKDLIPDHELALSLIINKNAVLQTALNKEQAIQYLRRDNIDLSTDDKGWTLMTYEEHPLGWAKLLPNRINNYYPKEIRILSANPPREW; this is encoded by the coding sequence ATGAACGAGCATAACTTCCCGCCCAATTTCATCGCTTCGTTAAGCGCAGAAAACGGTTTCGACCAAGAAAATTTTATAAATGCGCATCAGTTTGAAGACGCTCCAACCTCTATAAGAGTTAATCCTTTTAAGCCTTCGGCCATAAAAAACATACAACATGTGCCGTGGTGCCCTGACGGATACTACCTCGATGCCCGCCCATCGTTCACATTCGACCCGCTTTTTCATGCCGGATGTTATTATGTGCAGGAGGCTTCATCGATGTTTATCGATCATATATTTAAAACTATCAACCCCAATAATGACGAAGCAATAAAGGTACTCGACCTTTGCGCGGCTCCCGGCGGTAAAAGTACATTGCTTAATTCTGCCTTAAATCCAACCGACCTGTTGGTAGCCAACGAGATTATCAAAACCCGTGTACCTATATTAACTGATAACCTGAACAGGTGGGGAACTGCAAATACCATCGTTACCAATAACGATCCCAAAGATTTTACCCGGTTAAAAAGCTTTTTTGATATTATCCTTGTTGATGCGCCCTGTTCGGGATCAGGCATGTTCAGGAAAGATCCGGAGGCGATGAACGAATGGTCGGAAGGGAATGTGAATCTTTGCCACCAACGGCAGGAGCGCATCCTGGCCGATATTTATCCGGCCTTAAAGGAGGACGGCTACCTTATATATAGCACCTGCTCGTACTCGCACCAGGAAAATGAAGATATCCTGGATTGGCTATGCAGTGAATTTGACCTGGAAAGTGTGCGCATCCCAATTAGTAACGACTGGGGGATTGTTGAAACCCAATCGCCGGTTAAAAAGGCATGGGGTTATCGCTTCTACCCGGGCAAAGTTAAAGGAGAAGGATTATTCGCTTCGTGCCTGCGCAAAAAAGAAAATAGTGGTAACCTGGCTTCTTTTAAAAACAACACCCAACAAAAACTACCGGGCAAAGAACTTGACCAGGTACGTTCATACATCAACAATCCCGACGAGTTTTACTACTTTAAAGTGAACGACGACTGGATGGCCATTAACCGCAATCATAAAGAAAGCCTCAATATATTACAACGGCATCTTTATATTAAAAAATCGGGAGTGATTATTGGCAAGCTTGCGGGAAAAGACCTGATACCCGATCATGAGTTGGCCTTAAGCCTTATTATTAATAAGAACGCAGTTTTGCAAACGGCCCTTAATAAGGAACAAGCCATCCAATACCTCCGCCGGGATAACATAGATTTAAGCACTGATGATAAAGGATGGACACTGATGACCTACGAAGAGCATCCCCTGGGCTGGGCCAAATTACTGCCTAACCGTATTAATAATTACTATCCTAAAGAAATCAGGATTCTTTCGGCAAATCCACCGCGCGAATGGTAG